One segment of Pseudomonas asgharzadehiana DNA contains the following:
- the mvaT gene encoding histone-like nucleoid-structuring protein MvaT — MSLINEYRATEEAIKELQARLKNLSQDDKLKTELEFEGKLRTLMGEYSKSLRDIIALLDPESKVKAPRGAVKTTGTKRARKVKQYKNPHNGEVIETKGGNHKTLKEWKAKWGGDVVEGWATLLG; from the coding sequence ATGTCTCTGATCAACGAATACCGTGCCACCGAAGAAGCTATCAAAGAGCTGCAAGCCCGATTGAAGAACCTGTCCCAAGACGACAAACTGAAAACCGAGCTGGAATTCGAAGGCAAACTGCGCACCCTCATGGGTGAATACTCCAAATCCCTGCGTGACATCATCGCGCTGCTGGATCCAGAGTCGAAAGTTAAAGCACCTCGCGGCGCCGTGAAAACTACCGGCACCAAACGTGCCCGTAAGGTCAAGCAATACAAAAACCCGCACAACGGCGAAGTGATTGAAACCAAAGGTGGCAACCACAAAACGCTGAAAGAGTGGAAAGCCAAGTGGGGCGGCGACGTCGTTGAAGGCTGGGCTACCCTGCTGGGCTAA
- the sbcB gene encoding exodeoxyribonuclease I — MTSIFWYDYETTGINPRNDRPLQVAGIRTDFELNEVGPPVNLYCRPSDDILPHPAACAITGITPGILAEKGLAEADFMTRVHAQLAAPGTCGAGYNTLRFDDEMTRYSLYRNFFDPYAREWQGGNSRWDLIDVVRTAYALRPEGIEWPLEGGRVTLKLERLTAANGIDHGQAHDALSDVRATIALARLVRQKQPKLYDWLFQLRSKQRVMDQVRLLQPMVHISGRFSAERHYLGVVLPLAWHPRNRNALIVCDLGLDPQALLNEDADTLRQRLYTRRDELAEDELPVPLKLVHINRCPVVAPLSVLRAEDRARLQLDMDVYQARALRLTEAQALWCDKLAAIYATEDFASSADPEQQLYDGFIGDRDRRLCEQVRMAEPAQLALQQWPFDDHRLPELLFRYRARNFPDTLNNEEQQRWKLFCQQRLSNPEWGAPNTLEAFKLARQELAVNATPFQQQVLALWQEYADSLAARVAR, encoded by the coding sequence GTGACCTCGATTTTCTGGTACGACTACGAAACCACCGGCATCAACCCGCGCAACGATCGCCCATTGCAGGTGGCGGGAATCCGTACCGATTTCGAGCTCAACGAGGTCGGCCCGCCGGTCAACCTTTATTGCCGGCCCAGCGACGATATCCTGCCCCATCCCGCCGCCTGTGCGATCACCGGCATCACCCCCGGAATACTGGCGGAAAAAGGCCTGGCCGAAGCCGATTTCATGACGCGGGTGCATGCGCAGCTGGCCGCGCCGGGTACCTGTGGCGCCGGCTACAACACGTTGCGCTTTGACGATGAAATGACCCGCTACAGCCTGTATCGCAATTTTTTCGACCCTTACGCGCGGGAATGGCAGGGCGGTAACAGCCGTTGGGACTTGATCGACGTGGTTCGCACCGCCTACGCCCTGCGGCCGGAAGGTATCGAGTGGCCGCTGGAGGGCGGGCGCGTGACGCTCAAGCTTGAGCGCTTGACCGCCGCCAACGGTATCGACCATGGCCAGGCCCACGATGCGTTGTCCGATGTGCGCGCCACGATTGCGCTGGCGCGGTTGGTTCGCCAGAAGCAGCCCAAGCTTTATGACTGGCTGTTTCAACTGCGCAGCAAGCAGCGCGTGATGGATCAGGTGCGCTTGCTGCAACCCATGGTGCATATCTCCGGGCGGTTTTCCGCCGAGCGTCATTATCTGGGCGTTGTGCTGCCGTTGGCTTGGCACCCACGCAATCGCAATGCGTTGATTGTCTGCGACCTCGGGCTCGACCCTCAGGCGCTGCTGAACGAGGATGCCGACACGCTGCGCCAGCGCCTGTACACCCGCCGTGATGAGCTTGCCGAAGATGAACTGCCGGTGCCGCTCAAGTTGGTACATATCAATCGTTGCCCGGTGGTTGCGCCCTTGAGCGTGTTGCGCGCCGAAGACCGTGCACGTTTGCAATTGGACATGGACGTTTATCAGGCGCGGGCGCTGCGGCTAACTGAAGCACAGGCACTTTGGTGCGATAAGTTGGCGGCCATTTATGCCACGGAAGATTTTGCCTCGAGTGCAGACCCGGAACAGCAGCTTTACGACGGTTTTATCGGTGATCGCGACCGACGCTTATGTGAACAAGTCCGCATGGCCGAACCCGCGCAATTGGCGCTCCAGCAGTGGCCTTTTGATGATCATCGGTTACCGGAATTATTGTTTCGCTATCGGGCACGCAACTTCCCCGATACGTTGAACAATGAGGAGCAACAACGCTGGAAACTTTTCTGTCAGCAGCGCTTGTCAAATCCTGAATGGGGCGCGCCGAATACCCTTGAGGCATTTAAGCTGGCCAGGCAGGAGTTGGCCGTTAATGCGACTCCGTTTCAGCAGCAGGTGTTGGCACTTTGGCAGGAATATGCTGATTCTTTAGCGGCCCGCGTGGCGCGGTAA
- a CDS encoding RDD family protein: MPSTPLDTRYQIETPEGIDLPLRPAGLVPRALAFAFDLGARGVVMGVLLVPLALLGNIGIGLGSLLLFVASWWYMVLFEVLNQGCSPGKQVMGLRVVQDDGTPIGWSASLIRNLLRFVDMLPFGYFLGAISCLQHPNFKRLGDLAAGTLVVYRELPLARPRVPQAAALRLPFALELSEQRAILGFAERQGELSAERVHELAAILATPLQVSPARAAEQLNGVARGLLGPT; encoded by the coding sequence ATGCCATCAACCCCGTTGGACACCCGCTACCAGATCGAAACCCCTGAGGGTATCGACCTCCCGCTGCGCCCCGCCGGCCTGGTGCCCAGGGCGTTGGCCTTCGCCTTCGACCTTGGTGCGCGCGGCGTGGTCATGGGTGTGCTTCTGGTGCCGCTGGCGCTGCTCGGCAATATTGGAATCGGCCTGGGCTCACTGCTGCTGTTCGTGGCGAGCTGGTGGTACATGGTGCTGTTCGAAGTGCTCAACCAAGGCTGCTCACCCGGTAAACAAGTCATGGGCCTGCGCGTCGTACAGGACGACGGCACCCCCATCGGCTGGTCGGCGTCGCTCATTCGCAACCTGCTGCGGTTTGTCGACATGTTGCCTTTCGGCTACTTTCTTGGCGCTATCAGCTGCCTGCAGCATCCTAATTTCAAACGCCTTGGCGACTTGGCCGCCGGCACGCTGGTGGTCTACCGCGAACTGCCCCTGGCGCGGCCTCGGGTCCCGCAAGCTGCGGCCCTGCGCTTGCCGTTTGCGCTGGAACTGAGTGAGCAACGGGCGATCCTCGGCTTCGCCGAACGCCAGGGTGAACTCTCTGCTGAACGCGTGCATGAACTGGCCGCTATCCTCGCGACGCCTTTGCAAGTATCCCCGGCGCGCGCCGCCGAGCAACTCAATGGCGTGGCCCGCGGCCTGTTGGGGCCGACATGA
- a CDS encoding stage II sporulation protein M → MKQSMFESRYQPQWHAFAERLTQLEQGKAKAADVADFPHQYRRLCQQLALAQERGYSSYLVDPLQQLALRGHQQLYRHRSQLASNVLSFVLADFPRLVREQWRFVLIASLLFFTSLLGIALLVYLFPDLIYSIVSAQQVAEMQSMYNPEASRLGRAAERASSEDWMMFGYYVMHNIGIAFQTFAAGLLFGLGSVFFLIFNGLIIGAISGHLTEIGYGQTFWSFVIGHGAFELTAIALAGAAGLQLGWALIAPGQLTRGESLRLAARKSVQLLCGVMMFLLIAAFIEAYWSSTTQIAPWVKYVVGAALWLLVIAYLTFAGRARHAPE, encoded by the coding sequence ATGAAGCAAAGCATGTTCGAAAGCCGCTACCAGCCCCAATGGCACGCCTTTGCCGAACGACTGACGCAGTTGGAACAAGGCAAGGCCAAGGCCGCTGATGTAGCCGATTTCCCCCATCAATACCGGCGTCTGTGCCAGCAGTTGGCCTTGGCTCAGGAGCGCGGCTACAGCAGTTACCTGGTGGATCCTTTGCAACAATTGGCGTTACGCGGCCATCAACAGCTGTACCGTCATCGCAGCCAATTGGCGAGCAACGTGCTGAGCTTCGTCCTGGCGGACTTCCCGCGACTGGTGCGCGAGCAGTGGCGCTTCGTATTGATCGCCAGCCTGCTGTTCTTTACCAGCCTGTTGGGTATTGCACTGCTGGTCTACCTGTTTCCTGACCTGATCTACAGCATTGTCAGCGCGCAACAAGTGGCCGAGATGCAAAGTATGTATAACCCTGAAGCCAGCCGCCTGGGGCGCGCCGCCGAACGGGCATCGAGCGAAGACTGGATGATGTTCGGCTACTACGTGATGCATAACATCGGTATCGCCTTCCAGACGTTTGCCGCCGGTTTGCTGTTTGGCCTGGGCAGCGTATTTTTCCTGATTTTCAACGGGCTGATCATCGGCGCGATTTCCGGGCACTTGACCGAGATCGGCTACGGCCAGACCTTCTGGTCATTCGTCATCGGCCATGGTGCCTTTGAGTTGACGGCCATCGCCCTCGCCGGTGCGGCAGGCTTGCAGTTGGGCTGGGCGCTGATCGCCCCAGGGCAGTTGACCCGCGGGGAATCCTTGCGGCTCGCGGCACGCAAAAGCGTGCAATTGCTTTGCGGTGTGATGATGTTCTTGCTGATCGCCGCGTTCATCGAAGCCTACTGGTCGTCCACTACCCAGATCGCCCCCTGGGTCAAATACGTGGTTGGGGCTGCACTCTGGCTGCTGGTAATCGCTTACCTGACTTTTGCCGGGAGGGCTCGCCATGCGCCTGAGTGA
- a CDS encoding DUF4129 domain-containing protein, with product MRLSDSSVVIRPRTAWEAMDLGVLMAREHRRLLMGSWALVSLPVFAVLSALLWKYPSTAMFLFWWFKPAFDRLPLYILSKALFGETPSLKQAVRQWPRLLKGQLLASLTWRRLSLSRSFVMPVSQLEGLDGQARQKRLGVLQQRNAGAARWLTTVGVHLEIGLWFGCMALFYLFIPQQLELDWDWQRLALATTTEGLWLEHLGNAFYALILVFWEPIYVACGFSLYLNRRTVLEAWDLELVFRRLRQRLSHVATLLLLVIGLTLLPFNPPVMAGEAKPLSTQDARRSIKSMLEKPPFKNPETVTRYRFGEEKPAAKNKTHADSKLPGWLQTLLGNLNSNAFKHIAQGLEVLLWSLLAGGLALLVWRYRDWLQTFVSRRGPPSAKATPPLPTQLFGLELGTDTLPVDIASTAEQLWPTQPREALGLLYRGLLSRLLHDFNLPLKSADTEGQVLARVQQLQQPQLLAFSDELTRHWQNLAYGHHLPSASTQQKLCSDWRALFSYGGHQ from the coding sequence ATGCGCCTGAGTGACTCCAGCGTGGTGATTCGACCGCGCACGGCCTGGGAAGCCATGGACCTCGGTGTACTAATGGCCAGGGAACATCGCCGGTTGCTAATGGGTAGCTGGGCGCTGGTGAGCTTGCCGGTATTCGCCGTGCTAAGCGCGCTGCTGTGGAAATACCCCTCCACCGCCATGTTCCTGTTCTGGTGGTTCAAACCGGCCTTCGACCGCTTGCCGCTCTATATCCTGTCCAAGGCCTTGTTCGGAGAAACGCCCAGCCTCAAGCAGGCCGTGCGCCAGTGGCCCCGCCTGCTCAAGGGTCAACTCTTGGCCAGCCTGACCTGGCGCCGACTCAGCCTCAGCCGCAGCTTTGTGATGCCGGTCAGTCAACTTGAAGGCCTGGACGGCCAGGCAAGGCAAAAACGCCTGGGCGTGCTGCAACAACGCAACGCCGGTGCCGCGAGGTGGTTGACCACGGTTGGCGTACACCTGGAAATCGGACTGTGGTTCGGCTGCATGGCGCTGTTCTACCTGTTCATTCCGCAGCAACTTGAACTGGATTGGGATTGGCAGCGCCTGGCACTGGCGACCACCACCGAAGGACTGTGGCTGGAGCATCTGGGCAACGCTTTCTACGCGTTGATCCTGGTGTTCTGGGAGCCCATTTACGTCGCGTGTGGTTTCAGCCTTTATCTCAATCGTCGCACCGTATTGGAGGCGTGGGACCTGGAGCTGGTGTTCCGCCGCTTGCGCCAACGCCTGAGTCATGTGGCCACGCTGTTATTGCTGGTGATCGGGCTGACACTGTTGCCCTTCAACCCTCCTGTCATGGCAGGCGAAGCCAAGCCGCTGAGTACCCAGGACGCGCGCCGATCCATCAAGTCGATGCTGGAAAAGCCCCCCTTCAAAAACCCGGAAACCGTGACCCGCTATCGCTTTGGCGAAGAAAAGCCCGCCGCAAAAAACAAGACACACGCCGACAGTAAACTGCCGGGATGGCTGCAAACGCTACTGGGCAACCTCAACAGCAATGCTTTCAAGCACATTGCCCAAGGCCTGGAGGTGCTGTTATGGAGTCTGCTGGCAGGTGGCCTGGCCCTGCTGGTCTGGCGCTATCGCGACTGGCTGCAAACATTTGTCAGCCGACGCGGGCCACCCAGCGCCAAAGCAACCCCACCGCTCCCCACGCAATTGTTCGGCCTGGAGCTGGGCACCGACACCTTGCCCGTCGATATCGCCAGCACCGCCGAGCAACTGTGGCCCACTCAACCGAGGGAAGCACTTGGCCTTCTGTATCGCGGCCTGCTGAGCCGGTTACTGCATGACTTCAACCTGCCGCTTAAGAGCGCCGATACCGAAGGCCAGGTGCTGGCACGCGTTCAACAATTACAGCAACCGCAACTGCTGGCCTTCAGCGACGAGTTGACCCGACACTGGCAAAACCTTGCCTACGGTCATCACCTTCCCTCTGCCTCAACCCAGCAAAAATTATGCAGTGATTGGCGCGCCCTGTTCAGTTACGGGGGTCATCAATGA
- a CDS encoding DUF4350 domain-containing protein yields the protein MSRLLVWVGLLLICLIGAGGLYAWSNATPYDEVVDRGPAPQVLANPYLAAEHFLRKQGLTVEHVNSLDRLATLPAKGNSLLLLGERSNMSPRQAGQLLDWAKSGGHLLLVAEALWDEETGKSGDLLLDSLHIHQALSEEPAEPTPPRKKKAPDLTKLYVDNETAPAYFSFDTDFNLTDPKHLAQFSANSARSSHLMQRDLGQGRVTVITDSDLWKTTDIGKHDNAWLLWYLNQGTAVTFLFNSDVDNLLTLLLRYFPQAAVALIALVALALWQAGMRQGPIQAPAPKARRQLQEHLKASADFLLRRSSQGSLLHALQRDIQRAARRRHPGFEHLDNTEQWRVLEHLTRQPPHVISQALGPLPAKRLSSADFSRRVACLQTLRNAL from the coding sequence ATGAGCCGGCTATTGGTGTGGGTTGGGCTGTTATTGATATGCCTGATCGGAGCGGGTGGCCTTTACGCCTGGAGCAACGCGACGCCCTATGACGAAGTCGTGGATCGCGGCCCTGCCCCACAAGTGCTGGCCAACCCTTACCTGGCGGCCGAACACTTTTTGCGCAAGCAAGGCCTGACGGTGGAGCATGTCAATAGCCTTGATCGCCTGGCCACCCTGCCCGCCAAGGGCAACAGCCTGTTGTTGCTGGGCGAACGTAGCAATATGTCGCCACGCCAGGCCGGGCAACTGCTCGACTGGGCCAAATCCGGCGGCCATCTGCTCCTGGTCGCCGAGGCGCTATGGGATGAAGAAACCGGCAAAAGCGGTGACTTATTACTCGATAGCCTGCATATCCACCAGGCCCTGAGTGAGGAGCCGGCTGAGCCCACCCCACCCCGCAAAAAGAAAGCGCCGGACCTGACCAAACTCTATGTCGACAATGAAACCGCCCCGGCGTACTTCAGCTTCGACACCGACTTCAACCTCACCGACCCCAAGCACCTTGCCCAGTTTTCAGCCAATAGCGCCAGGTCAAGTCACCTGATGCAACGAGACCTCGGGCAAGGCCGTGTGACCGTGATTACCGACAGCGACCTGTGGAAAACCACCGATATCGGCAAACACGACAACGCCTGGCTGCTGTGGTACCTGAACCAGGGTACGGCGGTGACTTTCTTGTTCAACAGTGACGTGGACAACCTGCTGACCCTGCTGCTGCGTTATTTCCCCCAGGCCGCGGTCGCGCTCATTGCGCTGGTCGCCCTGGCGCTCTGGCAGGCAGGTATGCGCCAAGGCCCGATCCAGGCACCCGCTCCCAAGGCTCGCCGGCAGTTGCAGGAACACTTGAAGGCCAGCGCCGACTTCCTGCTGCGCCGCAGCAGCCAGGGTTCGCTATTGCACGCGTTGCAGCGCGATATCCAGCGTGCCGCCCGGCGCCGCCATCCTGGCTTTGAGCACCTCGACAACACCGAACAATGGCGAGTACTTGAACACCTGACGCGCCAACCCCCTCATGTCATCAGCCAGGCCCTTGGCCCACTCCCGGCAAAACGGCTTTCCAGCGCCGATTTCAGCCGGCGGGTGGCATGCCTGCAAACCCTCAGGAACGCCCTATGA
- a CDS encoding AAA family ATPase has protein sequence MSEFTSANTLTTETLQRASRQAQALRVELRKAVIGQEQVIDDVLTALIAGGHVLLEGVPGLGKTLLVRALARCFEGDFARIQFTPDLMPSDVTGHAVYDLHTEQFKLRKGPVFTHLLLADEINRAPAKTQAALLEAMQERQVTLEGEALPIEQPFMVLATQNPIEQEGTYPLPEAELDRFMLKVRMDYPDAQQELEMVREVTRSSRADMLDVQPLRTVLQASDVLQLQQIASELALDEQVLDYAVRLARATRSWPGLAIGAGPRASIALVRGARARALLRGGEFVTPDDIKGCALAVLRHRVRIAPELDIDGLEVDQVLKQLLDQIPAPRQ, from the coding sequence ATGAGCGAATTTACCAGCGCCAACACCCTGACGACCGAAACCCTGCAACGCGCCAGCCGGCAGGCCCAGGCTCTGCGCGTTGAACTGCGCAAAGCAGTGATTGGCCAGGAGCAGGTGATCGACGACGTGCTCACCGCACTGATCGCCGGCGGCCATGTATTGCTCGAAGGCGTCCCAGGGCTGGGCAAGACTCTGCTTGTACGTGCCCTGGCGCGATGCTTTGAGGGTGACTTCGCGCGGATCCAATTCACCCCGGACCTGATGCCCAGCGATGTCACCGGCCACGCCGTGTACGACCTGCACACCGAGCAATTCAAGTTGCGCAAGGGGCCGGTGTTCACCCACCTGTTGCTGGCCGATGAAATCAACCGAGCCCCGGCCAAGACCCAGGCAGCCTTGCTCGAAGCCATGCAGGAGCGGCAGGTGACCCTCGAAGGCGAGGCGCTGCCCATCGAGCAGCCGTTTATGGTGTTGGCCACGCAAAACCCCATCGAACAGGAAGGCACCTACCCCCTGCCGGAAGCAGAACTGGACCGTTTCATGCTCAAGGTGCGCATGGACTATCCCGATGCACAGCAAGAGCTGGAGATGGTGCGTGAAGTGACGCGCTCGTCACGGGCCGACATGCTGGATGTGCAACCGTTGCGCACCGTGCTGCAAGCCTCGGACGTGCTGCAATTGCAGCAAATCGCCAGTGAACTGGCCCTGGATGAACAAGTGCTCGACTATGCCGTGCGCCTGGCGCGGGCCACCCGCAGTTGGCCAGGGCTGGCCATAGGTGCCGGCCCACGTGCGTCCATTGCACTGGTGCGCGGCGCCCGCGCCCGGGCATTGTTACGCGGCGGCGAGTTCGTCACCCCGGATGACATCAAGGGCTGCGCTTTGGCGGTACTGCGCCATCGGGTACGCATTGCACCAGAACTGGACATCGATGGGCTGGAGGTCGACCAGGTGCTCAAGCAGCTGCTGGACCAGATCCCAGCACCCCGCCAATGA
- a CDS encoding DUF58 domain-containing protein produces the protein MKPTRLLLIWLGLLLGLNILLGTAAALQFKVPDTVHSVAWGLLLALLLLAMLDALRLRHRPSPRVQRQMPGSLALGRWGEVRLSLECDYPQPLTVQVFDHVPDGLGRENLPQAIELRPGERSELGYRLRPLRRGHFTFSRCEVQLPSPLGLWSARRFIEAHDTTRVYPDFARLYGAQLLGVDNWLSQLGVRQRQRRGLGLEFHQLREFREGDSLRQIDWKATARQRTPIAREYQDERDQQIVFMLDCGRRMRSQDDELSHFDHALNACLLLSYVALRQGDAVGLYTFAGDQPRYLAPVKGSGQLNLLLNSVYDLDTTRRAADYEAAASQLLARQKRRALVIMVTNLRDEDDEALMTAVKRISRQHRVLVASLREEVLDRLRQSPVQTMPEALAYSATVDYLNTRDELHDRLNAHGLSVLDTLPSAMGAALVTHYLGWKKAGVF, from the coding sequence ATGAAGCCAACCCGTCTGCTGTTGATCTGGCTCGGCCTATTGCTGGGTTTGAACATCTTGCTGGGCACTGCCGCAGCATTGCAGTTCAAAGTGCCCGACACCGTACATTCGGTGGCGTGGGGCTTGCTCCTGGCGCTGTTGCTGCTGGCCATGCTCGACGCGCTACGGTTGCGGCACCGGCCCTCGCCACGGGTGCAACGGCAGATGCCCGGCAGCTTGGCGTTGGGCCGCTGGGGCGAAGTACGCCTGAGCCTGGAATGCGACTACCCACAGCCGCTGACAGTCCAGGTGTTCGACCATGTCCCCGATGGTTTAGGCAGGGAAAACCTACCCCAGGCCATCGAACTGCGCCCCGGTGAACGCAGTGAGCTGGGCTATCGCCTGCGCCCTCTGCGACGGGGGCATTTCACGTTCAGTCGCTGTGAAGTCCAACTGCCGAGCCCCTTGGGGCTGTGGTCCGCGCGGCGCTTTATCGAAGCCCACGACACCACTCGCGTCTACCCGGACTTCGCCCGTTTGTATGGAGCGCAACTGCTGGGCGTAGACAACTGGCTGAGCCAACTGGGGGTGCGTCAACGCCAGCGGCGTGGGTTGGGCCTGGAGTTTCATCAGTTGCGCGAGTTTCGTGAGGGCGACAGCCTGCGGCAGATCGACTGGAAAGCCACCGCACGGCAACGTACGCCCATTGCCCGAGAGTACCAGGACGAGCGCGATCAACAGATCGTGTTCATGCTCGATTGCGGCCGACGTATGCGCAGCCAGGATGACGAACTGTCCCATTTTGACCACGCGCTCAACGCCTGCCTGCTACTCAGTTACGTCGCGTTGCGCCAGGGCGACGCGGTGGGGCTGTACACTTTTGCCGGCGACCAACCACGCTACCTCGCTCCCGTCAAAGGCAGTGGCCAATTGAACCTGTTGCTCAACTCGGTCTACGACCTGGACACCACTCGACGAGCCGCCGACTACGAGGCGGCGGCCAGCCAACTGTTGGCCAGGCAAAAACGTCGGGCATTGGTGATTATGGTGACCAACCTGCGCGATGAAGATGACGAAGCGTTGATGACTGCCGTGAAGCGCATCAGTCGCCAGCATCGGGTGCTGGTGGCCAGCTTGCGTGAAGAAGTACTCGATCGACTGCGCCAGTCGCCCGTGCAAACAATGCCAGAAGCCTTGGCCTACAGCGCAACGGTGGACTACCTCAACACCCGGGATGAACTGCATGACCGTTTGAACGCGCACGGCCTCTCGGTATTGGACACTTTGCCATCAGCCATGGGAGCGGCCCTGGTGACGCATTATCTGGGCTGGAAAAAAGCCGGCGTGTTCTGA
- a CDS encoding PilZ domain-containing protein, protein MFTDRRIERHQLPYFLQVFNRLTDKPIGFLGNVSGNGLMLISQLPMMVNAQFELRLKIPEADGTFHAIDLTATCLWSHEDINPQYYDSGFNVLQAPEEYEQLIGVLVQYFRFDPLQASV, encoded by the coding sequence ATGTTTACCGACCGACGGATCGAGCGGCATCAACTACCTTATTTCCTGCAAGTGTTTAATCGTCTTACCGATAAACCTATCGGCTTCTTGGGTAATGTCTCGGGGAATGGACTGATGTTGATCAGCCAGTTGCCCATGATGGTCAATGCGCAATTCGAGCTGCGCTTGAAGATCCCCGAGGCTGACGGCACTTTCCATGCAATTGACCTTACGGCGACCTGCCTGTGGAGCCACGAAGATATCAACCCGCAGTATTACGATTCGGGGTTCAACGTGCTTCAGGCGCCCGAGGAATATGAGCAATTGATTGGTGTGTTGGTGCAGTACTTCAGGTTTGACCCCCTGCAGGCATCCGTCTGA
- the pyk gene encoding pyruvate kinase — MSVRRTKIVATLGPASNSPEVLEQLILAGLDVARLNFSHGTPDEHKARAKLVRDLAAKHGRFVALLGDLQGPKIRIAKFANKRIELKIGDKFTFSTSHPLTEGTQDVVGIDYPDLVKDCGVGDELLLDDGRVVMRVDTATPTELNCTVIIGGPLSDHKGINRRGGGLTAPALTEKDKADIKLAAEMEVDYLAVSFPRDAADMEYARRLRDEAGGTAWLVAKIERAEAVADDETLDGLIKASDAVMVARGDLGVEIGDAELIGIQKKIILHARRHNKAVIVATQMMESMIQNPMPTRAEVSDVANAVLDYTDAVMLSAESAAGPYPLEAVQAMARICVGAEKHPTSKTSSHRIGKVFESCDQSIALAAMYTANHFPGVKAIIALTESGYTPLIMSRIRSSVPIYAFTPHREAQARAAMFRGVYTIPFDPASLAPNEVSQKAIDELVKRGVVEKGDWVILTKGDSYHTTGGTNGMKILHVGDPQV; from the coding sequence ATGTCCGTCCGTCGTACCAAAATCGTCGCCACCCTTGGCCCGGCCAGCAACTCGCCGGAAGTCCTCGAACAGCTGATTCTGGCTGGTTTGGACGTTGCCCGTCTGAACTTCTCCCACGGCACCCCGGACGAGCACAAGGCTCGCGCCAAGCTGGTGCGTGACCTGGCCGCCAAACATGGCCGCTTCGTTGCACTGCTGGGTGACCTGCAAGGCCCGAAAATCCGTATCGCCAAATTTGCCAACAAGCGCATTGAGCTGAAGATCGGTGACAAGTTCACCTTCTCCACCAGCCATCCGCTGACCGAAGGCACCCAGGACGTGGTGGGTATCGACTACCCCGATCTGGTCAAGGACTGCGGCGTCGGCGACGAACTGCTGCTGGACGACGGCCGCGTCGTCATGCGCGTCGACACCGCCACTCCAACCGAACTGAACTGCACGGTGATCATCGGCGGCCCGCTGTCCGATCACAAAGGCATCAACCGTCGTGGCGGTGGCCTGACCGCACCAGCCCTGACTGAGAAAGACAAGGCCGACATCAAGCTCGCCGCAGAAATGGAAGTGGACTACCTTGCCGTTTCCTTCCCGCGCGACGCCGCCGACATGGAATACGCCCGCAGACTGCGCGACGAAGCTGGCGGTACCGCCTGGCTGGTGGCGAAGATCGAACGTGCCGAAGCCGTGGCCGATGACGAAACCCTCGACGGCCTGATCAAGGCGTCCGACGCCGTGATGGTTGCCCGTGGTGACCTGGGTGTGGAAATCGGTGATGCAGAGCTGATCGGCATTCAGAAAAAGATCATCCTGCACGCGCGCCGCCATAACAAAGCGGTGATCGTCGCGACCCAGATGATGGAGTCGATGATCCAGAACCCGATGCCGACCCGCGCCGAAGTGTCCGACGTGGCCAACGCCGTACTCGACTACACCGACGCCGTGATGCTCTCGGCTGAAAGTGCTGCCGGCCCGTACCCACTGGAAGCCGTGCAGGCCATGGCGCGTATCTGCGTCGGCGCCGAAAAGCACCCGACCAGCAAGACCTCCAGCCACCGTATCGGCAAGGTCTTCGAAAGCTGCGACCAGAGCATCGCCCTGGCTGCCATGTACACCGCCAACCACTTCCCTGGCGTGAAAGCGATCATTGCCCTGACCGAAAGCGGCTACACGCCGCTGATCATGTCGCGCATCCGCTCCTCGGTGCCGATCTACGCGTTCACCCCGCACCGCGAAGCCCAGGCCCGCGCGGCGATGTTCCGCGGCGTGTACACCATTCCGTTCGATCCGGCCTCGCTGGCACCGAACGAAGTCAGCCAGAAGGCGATCGACGAGCTGGTTAAACGCGGCGTCGTAGAGAAAGGCGACTGGGTCATCCTGACCAAGGGCGACAGCTACCACACCACCGGTGGCACCAATGGCATGAAGATCCTGCACGTGGGCGACCCGCAGGTCTGA